In Populus alba chromosome 9, ASM523922v2, whole genome shotgun sequence, a genomic segment contains:
- the LOC118034725 gene encoding CASP-like protein 5A2, which translates to MSVSHASIHPVEDPTTTDGGNNNAPRVRMKDIQGMPGTKGGLALRLSQFIFAATALSVMASTSDFPSVTAFTYLVVAASLQCLWSLCLAIVDIYALLVMRSLQNYRIVIAFAVGDGIASTLTFAAACASAGITVLINNDLDSCANNHCLQFETATAMAFISWFSALPSFLLNFWSLASR; encoded by the exons atGAGTGTGAGCCATGCATCAATACATCCGGTGGAAGATCCGACCACGACGGACGGCGGAAACAATAACGCGCCGAGAGTGAGGATGAAAGACATACAGGGGATGCCAGGCACCAAAGGCGGCCTTGCTTTGCGTCTCTCTCAGTTTATATTTGCTGCTACGGCTCTTTCTGTCATGGCCTCCACCAGCGATTTCCCTTCTGTTACTGCCTTTAC CTACCTAGTTGTGGCCGCTAGCTTGCAGTGCCTGTGGAGCCTTTGCTTGGCTATTGTTGATATTTATGCCCTTTTGGTGATGCGCTCATTGCAGAATTACAGGATTGTCATAGCTTTTGCTGTTGGCGATGGG ATAGCGTCTACTCTCACGTTTGCTGCTGCCTGTGCTTCTGCTGGCATCACAGTCCTTATCAACAATGATCTTGACAGCTGTGCCAATAACCATTGTTTACAGTTCGAAACTGCTACAGCCATGGCATTCATCAGCTGGTTCTCTGCATTGCCATCTTTTCTCCTGAACTTTTGGTCACTGGCATCACGATGA
- the LOC118034710 gene encoding uncharacterized protein isoform X2 — protein MFWKLTTLSTSSPVESVLDKENFTLEELLDEEEIIQECKGLNTRLINFLRDRAQVEQLLRYIIEEPSEDAESKRTFKFPFIACEIFTCEIDVILKTLVEEEELMNLLFSFLEPNRSHSALLAGYFSKVVVCLMLRKTVPLMNYVQAHQDVFRQLVDLIGITSIMEVLVRLVGADDHVYPNFTDVMQWLADSNLLEMIVDKLSPSNPPEVNANAAETLCAITRNAPSALATKLSSPSFVERIFGHALEDSHSKSGLVNSLSVCISILDPKRSAMASPLMHSFRSQHMYESPIPVNPETISAMLPKLGDLLMLLNVLSDEKILPTTYGELKPPLGKHRLKIVEFIAVLLRTGNEATETELVSSRTIKRILDLFFEYPYNNALHHHVESIIMSCLETKSDAMVDHLLQECDLIGKFLQTDKNPVISGDINKPTLPAAGKQAPRVGNLGHITRISNKLVQLGNSSSRIQTYLQENSEWNEWQASVLQERNAVENVYRWACGRPTALQDRTRDSDEDDLHDRDYDVAALANNLSQAFRYKIYGNEDNEEDNGGLDRDDEDVYFDDESAEVVISSLRLGDDQGSLFTNSNWFAFQDDRIGDAPVSTSPGEMMDQINLNGNTDANGGNSCSDDEVVVGEEDELTESKDSVNGTSTSNTNLLDQFTGIGPVSLSSDANAPDASFFKFETPDNEDLFGDRPLPEWVGWGEPSDLQAAVRSTVNPFEDHDSSDVNLSSQAEAATPDASSPSGGESILPNGLSPTKGSSDGSVGSDSSKKSPTSPSLFEEDVEFVGVELGGNEKAMEQALKEGIVGEAGPLKRNIAPKVPEKEKSDDAEAENKEFNDANYWRVDVVEG, from the exons ATGTTCTGGAAGCTCACCACTCTCTCTACCTCTTCTCCT GTGGAGTCTGTATTAGACAAAGAAAATTTCACGTTGGAAGAGCTTCTggatgaagaagaaataatcCAAGAATGCAAAGGCTTAAACACCCGACtcattaattt TCTGCGAGATAGAGCCCAAGTGGAGCAGTTGCTCAGATACATTATCGAGGAACCTTCAGAGGATGCTGAAAGCAAACGAACCTTCAA GTTCCCCTTCATTGCTTGTGAGATATTTACATGCGAAATTGATGTTATTCTTAAAACTTTAGTGGAAGAAGAGGAG TTGATGAACTTACTCTTCTCGTTCTTGGAACCAAATCGGTCTCATAGTGCCTTGCTTGCTGGGTATTTCAGCAAA GTTGTTGTTTGCCTTATGTTACGCAAGACAGTTCCACTTATGAACTATGTCCAA GCCCATCAAGATGTTTTCCGCCAACTTGTTGATTTAATTGGAATAACATCCATCATGGAG GTTTTGGTCCGCCTGGTAGGAGCTGATGACCACGTTTATCCTAATTTTACTGATGTGATGCAATGGTTGGCTGATAGCAATTTGCTAGAAATGATCGTGGACAAATTGAGTCCTTCT AATCCTCCTGAAGTTAATGCTAACGCAGCAGAAACATTATGTGCAATAACTCGAAATGCTCCATCAGCCTTGGCTACTAAACTCTCTAGTCCAAG TTTTGTGGAAAGGATATTCGGTCATGCATTGGAAGATTCACATTCAAAATCTGGTCTTGTCAATTCACTTTCTGTTTGTATCTCTATACTGGATCCAAAAAGATCGGCAATGGCTTCTCCCTTGATGCATTCTTTCCGAAGCCAACATATGTACGAGTCTCCAATCCCTGTAAATCCAGAGACTATTAGTGCAATGTTACCTAAACTTG GTGATTTGCTTATGCTATTGAATGTCTTGTCCGATGAGAAGATTTTGCCAACAACATATGGAGAACTGAAGCCTCCTCTTGGGAAACATCGTCTAAAG ATTGTGGAATTCATTGCGGTGCTACTAAGAACTGGAAATGAAGCCACTGAAACGGAGTTGGTCAGCTCGAGAACCATTAAAAGAATCCTTGATCTGTTCTTTGA GTACCCGTACAATAACGCCTTGCATCATCATGTAGAGAGTATCATAATGTCATGTTTGGAGACCAAGAGTGATGCTATGGTCGATCATCTTCTTCAAGAGTGTGATTTGATAGGAAAGTTTCTCCAAACAGATAAAAACCCTGTAATATCTGGTGATATTAATAAG CCAACCCTTCCTGCTGCTGGAAAACAAGCACCACGGGTAGGAAACCTTGGACACATTACACGAATTTCAAATAAGCTTGTTCAGTTGGGAAACAGCAGTAGCCGTATTCAGACTTATCTACAG GAAAATAGTGAATGGAATGAGTGGCAAGCCAGTGTTTTGCAAGAGCGCAATGCAGTTGAAAATGTCTACCGATGGGCTTGCGG CCGCCCAACAGCATTGCAAGATAGGACACGTGACAGTGACGAGGATGACCTTCATGATCGAGATTATGATGTAGCAGCGCTAGCCAACAACTTAAGCCAGGCTTTTAGATACAAAATATATGGGAATGAGGATAATGAAGAG GACAATGGGGGCCTTGATCGTGATGATGAG GATGTCTACTTTGATGATGAGTCTGCCGAAGTTGTTATATCATCCCTAAGGCTTGGTGATGACCAAGGGAG TCTGTTCACAAATTCAAATTGGTTTGCATTCCAAGACGACAGAATTGGTGATGCACCTGTGAGCACATCGCCTGGAGAGATGATGGATCAGATTAACTTAAATGGAAACACAGATGCAAATGGTGGTAACAGCTGTAGTGATGACGAGGTGGTGGTGGGAGAGGAAGATGAGTTGACTGAAAGCAAGGATTCTGTCAATGGCACATCCACTTCCAACACAAACCTCCTTGATCAATTTACTGGGATTGGTCCGGTTTCACTAAGTAGTGATGCAAATGCTCCTGATGCCAGCTTCTTCAAATTTGAGACACCAGACAATGAAGACTTGTTTGGAGATAGGCCTTTACCTGAATGGGTAGGCTGGGGAGAGCCATCCGATTTGCAAGCAGCAGTGCGATCAACTGTGAATCCATTTGAAGATCATGACAGCTCTGATGTCAATCTTTCCAGCCAAGCTGAAGCAGCAACGCCTGATGCTAGTTCCCCATCAGGTGGAGAGTCAATACTTCCAAATGGGTTATCACCCACCAAGGGTTCTAGTGATGGATCAGTCGGCAGTGATTCAAGTAAAAAATCTCCCACCTCACCTTCTTTGTTTGAAGAGGATGTTGAATTTGTTGGTGTTGAATTGGGAGGGAACGAGAAGGCAATGGAGCAAGCTCTCAAGGAGGGGATAGTTGGTGAAGCAGGGCCTCTGAAGAGGAACATTGCACCAAAGGTGCCAGAGAAGGAGAAGTCTGATGATGCCGAGGCAGAGAACAAGGAGTTCAACGATGCGAACTATTGGAGGGTTGATGTTGTGGAAGGATGA
- the LOC118034713 gene encoding auxin response factor 18, with product MKETEKKSLDPQLWQACAGSMVHIPPLNSIVFYFPQGHAEHSQSPVNFPQRIPSLILCRVATVKFLADPDTDEVYAKIGFVPLPNTDLDFAHDRGLCGNGNDSDSCPDKPASFAKTLTQSDANNGGGFSVPRYCAETIFPRLDYSSDPPLQTVIAKDVHGEVWKFRHIYRGTPRRHLLTTGWSTFVNQKKLVAGDSIVFFRAENGDLRVGIRRSKRGIGIGSGPESSLTTGWNSNNATCAIPYDGFSLFVKEDEMRNGGMKGRGRVKPEEVLEAADLAANGKPFQVVYYPRSSIPEFCVKASSVRAAMRIGWCSGMRFKMAFETEDSSRISWFMGTVTSAQVADPVRWPNSPWRLLQVAWDEPDLLQNVKRVSPWLVELVSNMPVIHLSPFSPPRKKSRFPQQLDFPLDLQFRLPSFSGNPLGPSSPLCCLSDNTPAGIQGARHAQFGISLSDIQFNNKLQSGMFLSNLQRFNPHSRNSETYLTGHTNSNENISCLLTMGNSNPNLEKSDNVKKHQFLLFGQPILIEQHISHSCSTDAVSQVINERNSSDESSNKEKISDVLLSAPGKKIPQVKSCGTGFSWHQSLHNTSEIGKDTGPCKVFLESEDVGWTLDLSALCSYKELHGKLANMFGIERSEMSSHVLYRDATGAVKQIGDEPFSVFMKTAKRLTVLMNRASTESWEDMDHRDAKC from the exons ATGAAAGAGACAGAGAAGAAGAGCTTGGATCCACAACTATGGCAAGCCTGTGCAGGAAGCATGGTTCATATCCCTCCACTCAACAGTATAGTCTTTTATTTTCCACAAGGCCATGCCGAGCACTCTCAATCCCCTGTCAATTTCCCTCAAAGAATCCCTTCTCTCATCCTCTGCCGTGTTGCCACTGTCAAATTCCTTGCCGACCCTGACACCGATGAGGTCTACGCCAAGATCGGCTTCGTCCCTTTACCAAACACCGACCTTGATTTCGCTCACGATAGGGGACTATGTGGTAATGGGAACGACAGTGACAGCTGCCCAGACAAGCCGGCCTCTTTTGCAAAGACACTAACTCAGTCTGATGCTAACAATGGTGGGGGTTTCTCTGTGCCCAGATACTGTGCAGAGACGATTTTTCCAAGGCTGGATTACTCTTCGGATCCTCCCTTGCAGACTGTGATCGCTAAAGATGTGCACGGTGAGGTGTGGAAGTTCAGGCATATTTATAGAGGGACACCAAGGAGGCATTTGTTGACTACTGGATGGAGCACTTTTGTTAACCAGAAGAAATTGGTTGCTGGGGATTCAATTGTGTTCTTTAGGGCTGAAAATGGCGATCTTCGTGTTGGAATTCGCCGCTCCAAGAGGGGGATTGGAATTGGAAGTGGACCTGAATCATCATTAACTACTGGGTGGAATTCCAACAATGCTACCTGTGCTATACCATATGATGGATTTTCACTTTTTGTCAAGGAAGATGAGATGCGAAATGGGGGAATGaagggaagggggagggtgaAGCCTGAAGAGGTTTTGGAGGCTGCTGATCTAGCTGCTAATGGAAAGCCTTTTCAAGTCGTTTATTACCCACGATCAAGCATCCCAGAGTTTTGTGTCAAGGCCTCTTCAGTGAGGGCGGCAATGAGGATCGGTTGGTGCTCTGGGATGAGGTTCAAGATGGCTTTTGAAACAGAGGACTCTTCACGGATTAGCTGGTTTATGGGGACTGTTACCTCTGCTCAGGTTGCTGATCCCGTCCGATGGCCTAATTCTCCATGGCGGCTACTCCAG GTGGCATGGGATGAGCCAGATTTGCTACAAAATGTAAAGCGTGTCAGCCCATGGCTGGTTGAATTGGTGTCAAATATGCCAGTTATCCACCTCTCACCCTTCTCACCACCAAGAAAGAAGTCGCGATTCCCGCAACAGTTAGACTTTCCACTTGACCTCCAGTTTCGATTGCCATCATTTTCAGGCAACCCCCTTGGGCCCAGCAGCCCCTTGTGTTGTCTATCTGATAACACTCCTGCAGGCATACAGGGAGCCAGGCATGCTCAATTTGGAATTTCATTATCCGATATCCAGTTTAACAACAAACTGCAGTCAGGGATGTTTCTATCCAATCTCCAGCGGTTCAATCCGCATTCTAGAAATTCTGAAACTTACCTGACAGGTCACACAAACAGCAATGAGAATATATCTTGCTTGTTAACAATGGGGAACAGCAACCCAAATTTGGAGAAATCTGATAATGTAAAGAAACACCAGTTTCTACTCTTTGGTCAACCAATACTTATTGAGCAGCATATATCTCATAGCTGTTCAACTGATGCAGTCTCTCAAGTTATTAATGAGAGAAATTCATCTGACGAGTCTTCCAACAAGGAAAAAATTTCTGATGTATTACTGTCTGCACCTGGGAAAAAGATTCCACAAGTAAAGTCGTGCGGTACTGGGTTTTCATGGCACCAGAGTCTTCATAATACCAGTGAAATTGGCAAAGATACTGGTCCCTGCAAGGTTTTTTTGGAGTCAGAGGATGTGGGATGGACCCTCGATCTCTCTGCTCTTTGTTCTTACAAGGAGCTACATGGAAAACTGGCCAACATGTTTGGTATAGAGAGATCAGAAATGTCGAGCCATGTGCTCTACCGAGATGCGACAGGTGCTGTTAAACAGATTGGAGATGAACCATTCAG TGTTTTTATGAAAACTGCAAAAAGATTGACAGTTTTGATGAACCGAGCTAGCACAGAAAGTTGGGAG GACATGGATCACAGGGATGCGAAATGCTGA
- the LOC118034710 gene encoding uncharacterized protein isoform X1: MFWKLTTLSTSSPVESVLDKENFTLEELLDEEEIIQECKGLNTRLINFLRDRAQVEQLLRYIIEEPSEDAESKRTFKFPFIACEIFTCEIDVILKTLVEEEELMNLLFSFLEPNRSHSALLAGYFSKVVVCLMLRKTVPLMNYVQAHQDVFRQLVDLIGITSIMEVLVRLVGADDHVYPNFTDVMQWLADSNLLEMIVDKLSPSNPPEVNANAAETLCAITRNAPSALATKLSSPSFVERIFGHALEDSHSKSGLVNSLSVCISILDPKRSAMASPLMHSFRSQHMYESPIPVNPETISAMLPKLGDLLMLLNVLSDEKILPTTYGELKPPLGKHRLKIVEFIAVLLRTGNEATETELVSSRTIKRILDLFFEYPYNNALHHHVESIIMSCLETKSDAMVDHLLQECDLIGKFLQTDKNPVISGDINKPTLPAAGKQAPRVGNLGHITRISNKLVQLGNSSSRIQTYLQENSEWNEWQASVLQERNAVENVYRWACGRPTALQDRTRDSDEDDLHDRDYDVAALANNLSQAFRYKIYGNEDNEEDNGGLDRDDEDVYFDDESAEVVISSLRLGDDQGSSLFTNSNWFAFQDDRIGDAPVSTSPGEMMDQINLNGNTDANGGNSCSDDEVVVGEEDELTESKDSVNGTSTSNTNLLDQFTGIGPVSLSSDANAPDASFFKFETPDNEDLFGDRPLPEWVGWGEPSDLQAAVRSTVNPFEDHDSSDVNLSSQAEAATPDASSPSGGESILPNGLSPTKGSSDGSVGSDSSKKSPTSPSLFEEDVEFVGVELGGNEKAMEQALKEGIVGEAGPLKRNIAPKVPEKEKSDDAEAENKEFNDANYWRVDVVEG; this comes from the exons ATGTTCTGGAAGCTCACCACTCTCTCTACCTCTTCTCCT GTGGAGTCTGTATTAGACAAAGAAAATTTCACGTTGGAAGAGCTTCTggatgaagaagaaataatcCAAGAATGCAAAGGCTTAAACACCCGACtcattaattt TCTGCGAGATAGAGCCCAAGTGGAGCAGTTGCTCAGATACATTATCGAGGAACCTTCAGAGGATGCTGAAAGCAAACGAACCTTCAA GTTCCCCTTCATTGCTTGTGAGATATTTACATGCGAAATTGATGTTATTCTTAAAACTTTAGTGGAAGAAGAGGAG TTGATGAACTTACTCTTCTCGTTCTTGGAACCAAATCGGTCTCATAGTGCCTTGCTTGCTGGGTATTTCAGCAAA GTTGTTGTTTGCCTTATGTTACGCAAGACAGTTCCACTTATGAACTATGTCCAA GCCCATCAAGATGTTTTCCGCCAACTTGTTGATTTAATTGGAATAACATCCATCATGGAG GTTTTGGTCCGCCTGGTAGGAGCTGATGACCACGTTTATCCTAATTTTACTGATGTGATGCAATGGTTGGCTGATAGCAATTTGCTAGAAATGATCGTGGACAAATTGAGTCCTTCT AATCCTCCTGAAGTTAATGCTAACGCAGCAGAAACATTATGTGCAATAACTCGAAATGCTCCATCAGCCTTGGCTACTAAACTCTCTAGTCCAAG TTTTGTGGAAAGGATATTCGGTCATGCATTGGAAGATTCACATTCAAAATCTGGTCTTGTCAATTCACTTTCTGTTTGTATCTCTATACTGGATCCAAAAAGATCGGCAATGGCTTCTCCCTTGATGCATTCTTTCCGAAGCCAACATATGTACGAGTCTCCAATCCCTGTAAATCCAGAGACTATTAGTGCAATGTTACCTAAACTTG GTGATTTGCTTATGCTATTGAATGTCTTGTCCGATGAGAAGATTTTGCCAACAACATATGGAGAACTGAAGCCTCCTCTTGGGAAACATCGTCTAAAG ATTGTGGAATTCATTGCGGTGCTACTAAGAACTGGAAATGAAGCCACTGAAACGGAGTTGGTCAGCTCGAGAACCATTAAAAGAATCCTTGATCTGTTCTTTGA GTACCCGTACAATAACGCCTTGCATCATCATGTAGAGAGTATCATAATGTCATGTTTGGAGACCAAGAGTGATGCTATGGTCGATCATCTTCTTCAAGAGTGTGATTTGATAGGAAAGTTTCTCCAAACAGATAAAAACCCTGTAATATCTGGTGATATTAATAAG CCAACCCTTCCTGCTGCTGGAAAACAAGCACCACGGGTAGGAAACCTTGGACACATTACACGAATTTCAAATAAGCTTGTTCAGTTGGGAAACAGCAGTAGCCGTATTCAGACTTATCTACAG GAAAATAGTGAATGGAATGAGTGGCAAGCCAGTGTTTTGCAAGAGCGCAATGCAGTTGAAAATGTCTACCGATGGGCTTGCGG CCGCCCAACAGCATTGCAAGATAGGACACGTGACAGTGACGAGGATGACCTTCATGATCGAGATTATGATGTAGCAGCGCTAGCCAACAACTTAAGCCAGGCTTTTAGATACAAAATATATGGGAATGAGGATAATGAAGAG GACAATGGGGGCCTTGATCGTGATGATGAG GATGTCTACTTTGATGATGAGTCTGCCGAAGTTGTTATATCATCCCTAAGGCTTGGTGATGACCAAGGGAG CAGTCTGTTCACAAATTCAAATTGGTTTGCATTCCAAGACGACAGAATTGGTGATGCACCTGTGAGCACATCGCCTGGAGAGATGATGGATCAGATTAACTTAAATGGAAACACAGATGCAAATGGTGGTAACAGCTGTAGTGATGACGAGGTGGTGGTGGGAGAGGAAGATGAGTTGACTGAAAGCAAGGATTCTGTCAATGGCACATCCACTTCCAACACAAACCTCCTTGATCAATTTACTGGGATTGGTCCGGTTTCACTAAGTAGTGATGCAAATGCTCCTGATGCCAGCTTCTTCAAATTTGAGACACCAGACAATGAAGACTTGTTTGGAGATAGGCCTTTACCTGAATGGGTAGGCTGGGGAGAGCCATCCGATTTGCAAGCAGCAGTGCGATCAACTGTGAATCCATTTGAAGATCATGACAGCTCTGATGTCAATCTTTCCAGCCAAGCTGAAGCAGCAACGCCTGATGCTAGTTCCCCATCAGGTGGAGAGTCAATACTTCCAAATGGGTTATCACCCACCAAGGGTTCTAGTGATGGATCAGTCGGCAGTGATTCAAGTAAAAAATCTCCCACCTCACCTTCTTTGTTTGAAGAGGATGTTGAATTTGTTGGTGTTGAATTGGGAGGGAACGAGAAGGCAATGGAGCAAGCTCTCAAGGAGGGGATAGTTGGTGAAGCAGGGCCTCTGAAGAGGAACATTGCACCAAAGGTGCCAGAGAAGGAGAAGTCTGATGATGCCGAGGCAGAGAACAAGGAGTTCAACGATGCGAACTATTGGAGGGTTGATGTTGTGGAAGGATGA